A genomic segment from Nicotiana sylvestris chromosome 1, ASM39365v2, whole genome shotgun sequence encodes:
- the LOC138872137 gene encoding uncharacterized protein, whose product MKIHEAHPTGLVPFPAVNVVAAYDKFKRKQNNYRDRGHGCRRERGRGWNNFRYYGENKLENNKGSQINPSKGKISIRHRCGMKCHWIRICRTPDHFVKLCQASLKKKENNVEAHLTFQNNDDEACPSNKYNFEALLAYKDDDFGGLANITHLEAGDFFEDID is encoded by the coding sequence atgaaaattCATGAAGCCCATCCCACTGGGTTAGTTCCATTCCCGGCAGTGAATGTTGTAGCAGCATATGATaagtttaaaagaaaacaaaataattaccgtgatCGTGGACATGGTTGTAGACGTGAACGTGGCAGGGGATGGAATAATTTTCGTTATTATGGTGAAAATAAactggagaacaataagggttctcaaattaatcctTCAAAAGGTAAAATTAGTATacgtcaccgatgtggtatgaaaTGTCATTGGATACGCATTTGTCGTACACCAgatcattttgtcaaactttGTCAAGCCTCcctcaaaaagaaagaaaataatgtggaggcacacttgacctttcaaaataacgATGATGAAGCatgtccctcaaataaatataattttgagGCActtcttgcatataaagatgatgattttggaggcctggcaaatattactcatttagaagctggagacttctttgaggatattgactga